A region from the Rosa rugosa chromosome 6, drRosRugo1.1, whole genome shotgun sequence genome encodes:
- the LOC133717032 gene encoding probable E3 ubiquitin-protein ligase RHA4A codes for MRASFCSCDIIQRIRSMLKMKLMLLLYDLLKLLLDKIIYYPELFLRYSEDYQQSKDDSDHQLEVMNFEASATSDPTWLNMQVPVVPVVIDTELIKKQLPVVLYRDLILKKTSRQRQFQATSSSSEQEMHMSSCIVCMNSMEGRDEVRELCNCEHVFHRDCLDAWIGQPQLTCPLCRSELLIPAPTSKHDKDGGRDLWRTQRMIYLFGEDIFFNI; via the coding sequence ATGCGTGCTTCTTTCTGTAGTTGTGATATAATCCAGCGAATAAGAAGCATGCTCAAGATGAAGTTGATGTTGTTGCTGTATGATCTTCTCAAACTTCTACTCGACAAGATCATCTACTATCCAGAATTATTCCTTAGATACAGTGAAGATTATCAACAAAGTAAGGACGATAGTGATCATCAGCTGGAGGTCATGAACTTTGAAGCTTCAGCAACTTCAGATCCTACTTGGTTGAACATGCAAGTACCAGTGGTTCCGGTGGTAATTGACACAGAATTGATTAAGAAGCAACTACCAGTTGTGCTATACCGGGATCTAATTCTGAAGAAAACAAGCCGCCAACGCCAATTTCAAGCTACATCATCATCTTCGGAGCAGGAAATGCACATGTCATCATGTATTGTGTGCATGAATAGCATGGAGGGGAGGGACGAGGTGAGAGAGCTGTGCAATTGTGAGCATGTTTTCCACAGAGACTGCCTGGATGCTTGGATCGGTCAGCCTCAGCTAACTTGTCCTCTTTGTAGATCTGAGCTATTAATACCAGCTCCAACTTCAAAGCATGATAAAGATGGAGGAAGAGATCTATGGAGGACCCAGAGGATGATTTACTTGTTTGGTGAAGATATTTTCTTCAATATCTAG
- the LOC133713850 gene encoding protein TRANSPARENT TESTA GLABRA 1 — protein MENSTQESHLGPENSVTYDSPYPLYAMAFSPAAPTRTRHNHPRIAVGSFIEEFSNRVDILSFDPDTLTLKPNPSLSFDHPYPPTKLMFHPNPNSLHKSNDILASSGDYLRLWEVKDSSVDRLEPISVLNNSKTSEFCAPLTSFDWNEIEPRRIGTSSIDTTCTIWDIEKGVVETQLIAHDKEVYDIAWGEARVFASVSADGSVRIFDLRDKEHSTIIYESPQPDTPLLRLAWNKQDLRYMATILMDSNKVVILDIRSPTMPVAELERHRGSVNAIAWAPQSARHICSAGDDSQALIWELPTVAGPNGIDPMSMYSAGAEINQLQWSAAQPDWIAIAFSNKMQLLKV, from the coding sequence ATGGAGAACTCGACCCAAGAATCCCACCTCGGCCCGGAAAACTCCGTCACCTACGACTCCCCCTACCCGCTCTACGCCATGGCGTTTTCCCCGGCCGCCCCGACCCGAACCCGCCACAACCACCCCCGCATCGCCGTCGGCAGCTTCATCGAGGAGTTCTCCAACCGGGTCGACATTCTCTCCTTCGACCCGGACACCCTAACCCTAAAGCCCAACCCTTCCCTCTCCTTCGACCACCCCTACCCTCCCACCAAGCTCATGTTCCACCCAAACCCTAACTCCCTCCACAAGTCCAACGACATCCTCGCCTCCTCCGGCGACTACCTCCGCCTCTGGGAGGTCAAAGACTCCTCCGTCGACCGCCTCGAGCCCATCTCCGTCCTCAACAACTCCAAGACCAGCGAGTTCTGCGCGCCGCTGACGTCATTCGACTGGAACGAGATCGAGCCCCGGCGAATCGGAACCTCCAGCATCGACACCACCTGTACGATTTGGGACATCGAGAAGGGCGTCGTCGAGACGCAGCTGATCGCTCACGATAAGGAGGTTTACGACATTGCGTGGGGCGAAGCTAGGGTTTTCGCCTCCGTCTCCGCCGACGGGTCGGTCAGGATTTTTGATCTGAGGGACAAGGAGCATTCCACGATTATATACGAGAGTCCTCAGCCGGACACGCCGCTGCTCCGGCTGGCCTGGAACAAGCAGGACCTGAGGTACATGGCGACGATTCTGATGGATAGTAACAAGGTGGTGATATTGGATATTCGATCGCCGACGATGCCGGTGGCGGAGCTGGAGAGGCACAGGGGGAGTGTGAATGCAATTGCGTGGGCGCCGCAGAGTGCTAGGCATATCTGTTCGGCTGGGGATGACTCGCAGGCGCTTATTTGGGAGCTGCCGACGGTGGCGGGGCCGAATGGGATTGATCCAATGTCAATGTACTCTGCCGGCGCGGAGATTAATCAGCTCCAGTGGTCAGCCGCGCAGCCGGATTGGATTGCCATTGCGTTTTCTAATAAGATGCAGCTGTTGAAGGTTTGA
- the LOC133713851 gene encoding protein DOWNY MILDEW RESISTANCE 6 produces the protein MDTKVLSSGIRYTNLPESYVRPESERPRLSEVSVCENIPVIDLDSQDRAQTVQQIGDACKYYGFFQVINHGVSMEAVEKMLGVANEFFELSLEEKMKLYSDDPSKTMRLSTSFNVKKETVHNWRDYLRLHCHPLDKYAPEWPSNPPTFKDIVSGYCKEVRELGYRLEELISESLGLEKHYIKNIMGEQGQHMAVNFYPPCPEPELTYGLPGHTDPNALTILLQDLGVCGLQVLKDGKWVAVNPHPNAFVINIGDQLQALSNGIYKSVWHRAITNTDKARLSVASFLCPQDDALISPAKTLTEDGSAPVYRGYTYTEYYKKFWTRNLDQEHCLELFKNQ, from the exons ATGGATACAAAAGTCTTGTCCTCCGGAATCCGATACACAAACCTGCCGGAAAGTTATGTTAGACCGGAATCAGAGAGGCCCCGCTTGTCTGAAGTCTCAGTCTGCGAAAACATTCCGGTAATTGACTTGGATTCTCAGGACAGAGCTCAAACTGTTCAGCAAATTGGCGATGCGTGCAAGTACTATGGCTTTTTCCAG GTAATCAATCATGGAGTTTCAATGGAAGCAGTGGAAAAAATGTTAGGGGTTGCCAACGAGTTCTTCGAGCTCTCTCTGGAGGAAAAGATGAAGCTGTACTCAGATGATCCGTCGAAAACGATGAGACTTTCTACCAGTTTTAATGTGAAAAAGGAGACGGTTCATAATTGGAGAGACTATCTTCGGCTCCACTGTCATCCTCTTGATAAGTACGCTCCTGAGTGGCCCTCCAATCCTCCTACCTTCAA GGACATTGTGAGCGGCTACTGTAAAGAAGTTCGAGAACTTGGGTACAGATTAGAGGAGTTAATATCAGAGAGCTTGGGCCTGGAGAAGCATTACATAAAGAACATAATGGGTGAGCAAGGGCAACACATGGCTGTGAACTTTTACCCACCATGTCCTGAACCAGAGCTCACTTATGGGCTGCCGGGACACACTGACCCAAATGCACTAACCATTCTGCTCCAAGACCTCGGCGTTTGTGGGCTTCAAGTGCTCAAAGACGGCAAATGGGTTGCTGTCAATCCCCACCCGAATGCCTTCGTCATTAACATCGGTGACCAGTTACAG GCTCTAAGTAATGGGATTTACAAGAGTGTGTGGCACCGTGCCATTACAAACACTGATAAGGCAAGGCTTTCGGTAGCCTCATTTCTGTGTCCACAGGACGATGCACTGATTAGCCCGGCAAAGACTCTTACAGAGGATGGATCTGCACCTGTTTATCGGGGCTACACTTACACCGAGTATTACAAGAAGTTTTGGACTAGGAACTTGGACCAAGAGCATTGTTTGGAACTCTTCAAGAACCAGTAG